The Lonchura striata isolate bLonStr1 chromosome 12, bLonStr1.mat, whole genome shotgun sequence genome includes a region encoding these proteins:
- the FAM3D gene encoding protein FAM3D: MRVTSVIRSLVLLLTLLGSWFLMQTYFQHSWKAISLRSWLGATKKPSSERLPRHKCGNQKSCPQNYFAFKIISGAANVVGPSICFEDLVLMSSVKNNIGRGLNIALVNGTTGKLLKTDAFDMYSGDITKLQTFLQGIKRGTLVLTASYDDAATKMNDKVRAYFTELGSSHVGKLGFRDNWIFLGAKGLMNKSPFEKYIKNDGETNKYEGWPELLEMEGCAPRKMD, encoded by the exons ATGCGGGTAACAA GTGTGATCCGgtccctggtgctgctcctcaccctgcTGGGCTCGTGGTTCCTCATGCAGACGTActtccagcacagctggaaagcCATCAGCCTGCGGAGCTGGCTCG GTGCCACAAAGAAGCCCAGCA GTGAGAGGCTGCCCCGGCACAAGTGTGGGAACCAGAAGAGCTGCCCCCAGAATTATTTTGCCTTCAAGATCATCAGTGGTGCTGCAAATGTGGTGGGACCCTCAATCTGCTTTGAAGACTTGGT CCTCATGAGCAGTGTGAAAAACAACATTGGCAGAGGCCTGAACATTGCACTGGTGAATG GAACAACTGGGAAGCTCCTGAAAACCGATGCCTTCGACATGTACTCTGGAG ACATTACCAAGCTGCAAACCTTCCTCCAAGGGATCAAGCGTGGCACCCTTGTGCTGACAGCAAGCTACGATGATGCTGCCACAAA GATGAATGACAAAGTACGGGCATATTTCACggagctgggcagcagccacGTGGGCAAGCTGGGCTTCCGGGACAACTGGATCTTCTTGGGAGCAAAGGGGCTGATGAACAAGAGCCCCTTTGAAAAG TACATTAAAAATGATGGAGAGACAAATAAAtatgagggctggcctgagctgTTGGAGATGGAGGGCTGTGCCCCCAGGAAGATGGACTAG